One part of the Sardina pilchardus chromosome 5, fSarPil1.1, whole genome shotgun sequence genome encodes these proteins:
- the LOC134080843 gene encoding olfactory receptor 2AT4-like yields the protein MLQENNWTAITEFILVGFPTLQPQHYGLVAFIFCVVYIITVIGNILLVVTFVCEPKLHKPMYIIMLSLALSDIGFSTVTLPKIISRYWFNDKFIQFHVCLAQMLLVHYFGTVNSYIMGIMALDRYIAICFPLRYPVVMRNRTMTVLNCVAWAFSFTTTGAMTVLNAALPYCGPNLIYQCYCDHNSVVKLSCADYSLPNLVAVTLAMLVLLIPLVFIVYSYVHIIYSVVKIASSQGQWKTFSTCATQMCIISLYYLPRCTVYIFNITGLFMNLDLRITLILFYSLFPPLANPFIYCFRTKEIKQTLVRWFSVVSLGKKSSIAAIPR from the coding sequence atgttacagGAGAACAACTGGACAGCAATCACGGAGTTCATTCTTGTGGGCTTTCCAACACTTCAACCTCAACATTATGGCCTAGTTGCATTCATATTTTGTGTTGTGTATATAATCACAGTCATTGGGAACATTCTTCTAGTGgtaacatttgtgtgtgagccAAAGCTCCATAAACCTATGTACATTATCATGTTAAGCTTGGCTCTGTCTGACATAGGATTCAGCACTGTTACTTTACCTAAGATAATATCCCGATACTGGTTTAATGACAAATTTATTCAATTTCATGTGTGCCTTGCCCAAATGTTACTGGTTCATTACTTTGGGACTGTTAATTCTTACATCATGGGGATTATGGCTTTGGATCGATACATAGCCATATGCTTTCCTCTTAGATATCCTGTGGTCATGAGAAATCGCACAATGACTGTTCTAAATTGTGTTGCATGGGCATTCTCCTTCACCACAACTGGCGCCATGACTGTCTTGAATGCTGCATTACCATATTGTGGGCCAAATCTTATCTACCAGTGTTACTGTGATCATAATTCTGTAGTCAAACTGTCATGTGCTGATTACAGCTTGCCGAATTTGGTTGCCGTTACGTTAGCCATGCTGGTGCTTCTGATACCCCTAGTGTTTATCGTCTACTCGTACGTCCACATCATTTACAGTGTGGTGAAAATAGCCAGTTCACAGGGCCAGTGGAAGACGTTTTCCACGTGTGCCACACAAATGTGCATTATCAGTCTTTACTACTTGCCTCGCTGCACTGTCTATATTTTTAATATTACAGGTCTCTTCATGAACTTAGATCTTCGCATCACTCTTATCCTCTTCTATAGCCTGTTTCCTCCTCTTGCAAACCCCTTTATCTACTGCTTCAGAACAAAAGAGATCAAACAAACACTGGTTCGCTGGTTTAGTGTGGTGAGCCTTGGGAAGAAGTCCTCCATTGCTGCTATTCCCAGATGA